ATTTCGTGAAAAAAAAAAGTATAAGAAGAACGAAGGAAGGAAAAATAGCGATCTTCAAATATATCACAAAACTCAGCCACCATTCACCATCATCCGTATCACTTTGAATAGAGGAGATGAGTATTaggttttatatattatttttctttttcgactcaAAACAAGAATTAGAAAGGCTTTGATTACACGTTGGAGTTTGTGTGTTGGTCAGTATATACAAAAACAAAATATATTTCACACTACGTGTCTTGGGTTGCCTCTGTTACCCTCATTTAAACACAACCAACAAACTCGCTCCCCGCTCTACTTCATGCATCTTTCTTGGATAACCATCTAATCATCGGGGCTATCGATGCCTTGATCTCTCCACCCACACAATTATATTATCTCAACACGTTACCTTCCACGAAACCGTGTTCCCGTATGGTTCCCCCCAATATTCGCCTAATACTACCACCACTACCGTTTCCTATGATTTCCTAGATCCACCACCCAACTCGTTCTCTCGTAGCTTCGCCGACAATCACACTCCTACTACCGCTCCCACACCACCTACCTCACCCATAAATGCCACGCCTCCTACACAGCCACCATCTCCTACACCACCACCCCATCCAATCCAGGCAAACCCACCAAATCCAACCACTACTAACACCTCCTCCACTCATCCCATAATCACCCGTCACCGACTTGGCACCACTAAACCCGTAGAACGTCTAAACCTCCATGTGTCTACCATCTCTCCTATCCCTACCTCCTACCCCCACGCCTTTAAAGACCCTAACTGGCAACACGCTATGACCGAAGagtataatgctttaattaaaaatGGTACTTGGACTCTTGTGCCTCGCCCttcggacacgaacatagttcgctccatgtggttgTTTAAGCACAAGTTCAATGCTGATGGAACCTTGagcaggtataaggctcgactAGTTGCTAATGGTCGTAGCCAGCAAGTtggtattgattgtgatgagacatTTAGCACGGTCGTTAAACCGGCCACCATTCGGACTGTTCTCAGTCTTGCCATTTCTCGACACTAGCCCGTTCATCAGCTAGATATCAAGAATGTTTTTCTTCATGGTCACCTTTCTGAGACTGTCTATATGCATCAGCCTCCAGGTTTTCGTGACCCGTCACGACCAGATCATGTGTGTTTACTGCAGAAATCCCTCTACGGATTGAAGCAGGCTCCTCGTGCTTGGTACCAGCGGTTCGCGAGCTATGCTCAGAGTGTCGGCTTCCAGCAAATCCGATGCGACACTTCGTTGTTCATTTACAGACAGGGTACTGACACTGCATATCTCTtattatatgtagacgatattgtcCTAACGGCCTCTTCGACAGCGTTTCTTCAGCAGCTCAATGCTTCTCTACATAGGGAGTTCTCCATGACCGATCTTGGCCCGCTTAATTATTTTTTGTGTATTTCAGTGGTTCGTACCTCTTCCGGGATGTTCCTATCTCAAAAGAAGTATGCTGCCAAGATTCTTGAGCGCGCAGGTTTGACTGGGTGTCAGCCGAGTAGGACCCCCGTCGAAACCAGCTCCAAGCTCAGCGCCACCGGCCCACCTGTTACTGATCCGACCTTATATCGCAGCCTTGCAGGTGCTCTCCAGTACCTCACATtcacaagaccagacattgcataTGCAGTACAACAGGTATGCTTATTCATGCATGACCCACGTGAACAGCACTTCTCCGCTCTTAAGCGGATTCTCCGGTATATTCATGGTACTCTTGACCTTGGTCTACAGCTATTTGCATCATCTACCGCATCTCTGACAGCCTACTCAGACGCTGACTGGGCTGGATGCCCCACTACTCGTCGTTCGACATCCGGATATTGTGTTTTTTTTGGGTAATAACCTTCTATCATGGTCCTCCAAACGACAGGTGACACCATCTCGATCCAGTGCTGAAGCCGAGTACCGCGGGGTTGCTAATGCTGTTGCTGAGACATGTTGGCTTCGCAATCTTCTTCGCGAGCTTCACTGCCCGTTGTTTTCTGCTACTATTGTGTATTGTGATAATGTCAGTGTTGTATACATGTCAGGTAACCCGGTTCAGCATCAACGCACGAAACATATAGAAATTGATATCCATTTCGTGCGTGACCTTGTGATGAATGGACATGTGCGTGTTCTTCATGTTCCTTCCCGATATCAGTATgccgacatcttcaccaaaggcctCCCTACAGTTCTTTTTGATGAGTTCTGGACCAGTTTGAGCGTTCGTAAagctcccgctccaactgcggggggctGTTAGCCGTATATTTTGTATAGTCCAATGGGCCTCTTAGTCCATATGTTATTAGGTTTATGTCCTATATATGTATGGTGTACGCAACATATTGAAGCAAGCAATAACGATTCAGTTTTTCTATTATTCTACAATCTAACATATCCTACTCTATTAATACAATTCAAACTATGTGATTAAGCATATTTCCATCGAGGGCTGGAAACACACTTGAGTGCAATAGAGGGATTTTTAGGTTTACCGGCTTTAACTCTCTTGTCTGGTTACCGTGAATTACCATAGCCGAGATGAAGATCTCGGGAGGATAGTTAATGGATGATAGCCAACCGATGAGGCGGAGTCAATCAGTGGCGAGGGAAAAACTGTTTATTCATCCAAATCTTAAGAATTTGTGTTATATTACTTGTTTTTGTTCCTGTGAAGTGTATGAATATGAATGAATGTATATAACTGTATGtatgaagatgatggtgatgttTTGGTGTTACAAATTTGTTATGATGAACTTGAAACTGGTTTTGATTCAACTTAGTGCTACAATCCGGTTACACGTGTTTAGTGGATTTGGGAGATGGATAGGATATCAGACACTTTTTTgggtaagcaaggaaaccctcctatgaacgagcacattggctcccccatagaaggtaaaacctcgggtaatcaagccccccgaacgCAAGTGTGTGTAATTGTGACAAAAGGCTAAATGTCGTAAGTGGTGGTGAGGGTATTATTTATACTTACATGTGACCACACTTACAAGTGTTAATCAACTTTACAACATACATCATTTCTAAGAATTATATGAGACTTGACAAAAATCCTACACGGAATGTAGGTAAAACCCTAAAGAGGATATGTAATGATCTGGCGTACATGATTTATCCCTTTATTTATAGAGGGTGTATTAGAGTTTTTGTGAAAGTCTATGGACAACAGACCAAGCCCAAATAGAAGCCTAATAAGCTGGCCTATACGTATCAACACTAGGTTAACACTAGGTTACAATATTCTATAACCTAAGCTTGATTTCTTGTTCCTAAAATCAAGCTAAATCTCATATAATATGTGATCTCCATAACTCCAATAATTGATCTGTGCCGCTCCTTAATTTGAATTGCAATATGCTGAATATACTTTTCAAGTTTTCATAACCAATCCGCGTATACGAATATGTGAAATAATCAATGTATTTAATTGCATATATAAAACTATAAAAAGTTCATGGTTTCATTCACAAAAATGTTGCAAAGTACATTTGTATTTTCATGGCATGTGAGGGTGCTTTATAAATAAACCTTTGTTATCTTCAACCTCCACAAATTTGAACATAAACTTCATCTTATTTGACACCGGTGCTTTACGAAATGCCTGTCCTTTCGAGATTCTTATTAAACACCGGTCGTGCATCCCCTGCCTCACGTCTACTATTACAAGTTCAACACCGAAAACATACATCAATCGCTCTTTGAAATACTTGATCTCCTTGTCATTCACGAATCCTTCTAGTTTCACTACTTTGAGCTTGCGCAATAGTGGTTCTTTTTCTATCTCGATGACGTTGTGACGGTCATTGGAACACATATCCGAGTAGCTTAGAGGTTCGATCTACATGTTCATTGTACTATGTCAAAACCTTTATTGAAAGTATCAAGTGTTATATCTATTCTAAGAGTAGTTGTTATTTTAGGAGAAATCTAAACATGAAGTCCAAgactatatatatttgtttgaggaGCAGAGCtgcataataataagataaagaaAACTTACAGTTATGAACAACCTCTTGAGAGAATTGCATAACTTCAAGAAACTAAATAACAAATTTATGTCACGACCATCCATGCGATTATCAATCCACCACAAGTCTTCAAGTTTGGTAAATCGAAAATCCTGTTCCTCATTTAGCAATGGTTGAAAAGCTTTCTGCAACAAAGAAGAAACATACAACATACATTTATATGATTCCAACAATTATCAATTTGTTTTGCAAAAACATCTGAATTTAGAGAAACTTAAATACCTTGTACTTCCATGCATCAAGTGTAAGCACTTTGACATCTTGAATCGCACTCAAGAGCGAAGTATACATCCATTTATGTACCATAATATGGTTGAAGACCCCCGGACCTTCAAATTCCAACTTCACATCTTCCAAGTACATAAGATTATATAACGAAAACCAACATAAAAAGCCACGATAATGAAGAGTTTTAATCTCCAATGTATGCAAACACACCGAGTTAAGGTTTGCACAGTCTAAAATACTTATGTTCACCAGCTTATCAAGACCTTCAATTCTCAAATAATTCAAATCATTACACCGGTCAATAATCAATGTCTCAACATCCTGAaactttttgatcaaagatgtaacCAAATCACCACAAGTTAAAAAGTTAACCGAAGTTAATTTAAGAGTCTTGACCAAAAATTGATATGGAGAAGCATTTGCAAATTCCATTAGTTTCGGCACAATCTTCCACCCAACATGATGCCTGGTAAACTCATGCCTCCCTTTTGAGCAATCGATATTTAGTTTCTTGTTTAACCCAATTGACGCGGTAACAATTAAATTATTATTGAAATGGTATTCAAGTTTTTTTGGCATTTTTAGAGGATTATTCTCATCAAAATTGTCAAGAAACTCACTAAGAGCAGATTCGAAGTCTTGATTATTGAGTGTTGTTCCTTCATGTTTGATACAAGGTCTATACCATAAACCTGTTAGTGAAGCTACAGTTTTCGATCCAGAATCCAAAGGGTAAATTGAGAGAATTTTGGTAAGAACTTCATCTGGTAATTTGCTTATATAAGCTTCTTCAATCTCTGGCCTGAAATTCTCcattgttttaattttattattgtaaaaaagacaaaaaaaaaagaaaaagaaaaaaaaaaaaaaaaaaaaaaaaaaagaagctaaATAATCACAAGcatatatataacaaaataaaaacTTACTTTGAGGAATCGTTTGAATGTTGTGCATGATCCATATCACTTACTTGGTGAACAATAGTCTGACTAGGGAAGGTCATTATAAGAAATATTGTAAAAGGTATTCGTGCGTTTATTTTTTGAATTAATCGGATACAGAGAAATAATTGTGAGGTTAAGAACCGTGTATTATGTTGATATATGGCATGTCTATATATACACTTTTACAATATTTGGAATAAGGTAACGCTTTTAATTAGAACATAATTAAGGAAAGTAAATAACTTGGTGGCCAAGAGTTGTCTATAACTTGGAGAccaagtgatgttatgcgaggtgtatatgaaatagtattaaattttactaggaaatactattaaatatgatacaattttaaacaagatatttatttatttatagaatggatatacttaaaccttgctacaacacttataagcagtgtacctaatcgtacagtagtgtagtttttagtaagtccggttcgttccatagggaaaaatctttaaccaaagcttaacgctatattagttttataaaaatacaaatatatataagtaatattattattataaaaagggggtttttaccgtttaatgaccgatttgtcgattttaaaacttagtcgcagttaaaacctaatgtaaaatattaaaaataaatataacttaatttaaagcgtaaagtaaataacgataatgaaattgcgataaataaaagtgcgataaaataaacttgcgataattaaaaagtacaattaattaaaagtgcaattaaatacaataacaataaataaaagtgcgataattaaaaatgcaattaaatataaaataaaggaaattaaatataaaataaaagaattatgcttatttaaacttccgtaatcatgatgtttgacgtgttgattttagttttatgcccatgggttaattgttctttgtcctggattatttaatatgtccgtctggtttttgtccataacagtccatcagtcataaatataaagtgcgagtgtcctcgtcaaattatccttatacccgaagtcaaatattccaactaattggggacttaaactgtaacgaggttttaatactttgtttaataattacaccaggttatcgactgcgtgtaacccaaggttttaatactttgttatcaattatgccaagtgtccttgtacataatttcacccctgttttaataattctagtgactattaatccattcccgtgtccggttaaataaacgattattcgtacatataaataccccgcccatcgtgtccgatcgagtgtatatggttatttatgggtacgtccaattgtaaatctttatattaaaattaacaaactatcatttagttaaacaaatataaagctcattaatagcacatagtctaatttccacaagtgtcgttcttttgtccaaaccccaattatggtacaaagcccaattaccccgtctttaatatttagtccaacatcatgattactttggctcaaataagcataataataacttaagtatgagatattaatttaaaaaggagaacataacttacattgagtatttatcgcgtagtgttacacggacagaatttcgacttcaaaaacccgtaaaataacctttacataacccgaactaatctaatataaaactaccctatatatatatatatatatatattatattacggagtattattattaatttttttttttttaaaactcggcagaattcgttgatatttataggacatttttgaaatttcaaactccgcgagttgcgacacttttacccttcaaactccgcgagtcgcggagttcgtaaatccagctcatccCAGTTTGGAacctagcttgccgacataatatatatataaatataaaatataaataattaatataattatttatatattatattatattcttgtgcatagtagacttgtaatttttagtccgttgcgtcgggcgttgatagttgcctcatgtcccggttccggattttcgaacgtccttgcgtacaatttaatatcttgtactttgcattttgtaacttgtactcttgtcatttttagacgtttttcatcaataaattgaaccttttgaattgtatcttgtacatttgagctttttggacgtttgtgtcttcaaatcttcgttttcgccttttgtcttcgcacttatttatttaaacaattacaatgaaaatataatacaattacatatgaaaacctattatttaggagggatattgctatgaaatatatgttcctttttagccttatcaaatatccccacacttgagcgttgcttgtcctcaagcaatacagaacttgaaataaaaacatacatgaatcacttttttattcatcacactttgaacatcagtgattttgatatggtggtataaataatgatagtaacgatagaaccatggttaaaggtgggtgtgtcatccatagttgcctcgggtttaggtcaacgacacttgcaatcaaatagccgatttactttcggtttccaaagcaaagtgcacatttgaaaggcggtttaaagtcccacgtgacaaagaaaatttagatcctttaggaaattggatctttatgaaaacatttgatctttgaaaattcaatctagcttttaccctagataagttttccggaataacccttcaccggtgttgcaaaatatttttgtgggttttgtgggtttcagatttgaaaattttagctcaaaacttatggttttgtgtcacccacttgctaaccttgtattaggaaagcaacacgtccagtttacttgtcccgtatattacctttcggcaaactaccgtccggttgtaaaggaaagcgttgaacaagcaactgttaaggcaatgtcccctgacatgcttttaattatggtctataacgtgtcggacgcaattactatcctttgtaggaggaatagtaaagttcacccttataatt
This genomic window from Rutidosis leptorrhynchoides isolate AG116_Rl617_1_P2 chromosome 2, CSIRO_AGI_Rlap_v1, whole genome shotgun sequence contains:
- the LOC139890064 gene encoding F-box protein At2g39490-like encodes the protein MENFRPEIEEAYISKLPDEVLTKILSIYPLDSGSKTVASLTGLWYRPCIKHEGTTLNNQDFESALSEFLDNFDENNPLKMPKKLEYHFNNNLIVTASIGLNKKLNIDCSKGRHEFTRHHVGWKIVPKLMEFANASPYQFLVKTLKLTSVNFLTCGDLVTSLIKKFQDVETLIIDRCNDLNYLRIEGLDKLVNISILDCANLNSVCLHTLEIKTLHYRGFLCWFSLYNLMYLEDVKLEFEGPGVFNHIMVHKWMYTSLLSAIQDVKVLTLDAWKYKKAFQPLLNEEQDFRFTKLEDLWWIDNRMDGRDINLLFSFLKLCNSLKRLFITIEPLSYSDMCSNDRHNVIEIEKEPLLRKLKVVKLEGFVNDKEIKYFKERLMYVFGVELVIVDVRQGMHDRCLIRISKGQAFRKAPVSNKMKFMFKFVEVEDNKGLFIKHPHMP